From Drosophila yakuba strain Tai18E2 chromosome 2L, Prin_Dyak_Tai18E2_2.1, whole genome shotgun sequence, one genomic window encodes:
- the LOC6528755 gene encoding putative phosphatidate phosphatase isoform X1, translating into MSTLRPVSVCDTTPLQRFESQSSSGEEPSSPTASSIIAAAAAAASQTPNHNNNNVKLDLQLPTFVGSSRSQGPLYAVPSSNKPPLRGPRQIFGRILMDLCLLSCVGLPMLGFSLWGEAVNRGFFCNDSSLKHPYRDSTMPSWILYLMCGALPLSVMLVVEFFRGQDRRLHSPFQKNTMGSGYQLCHLELPTWLVECYHRMGIFIFGLGVEQLSTNIAKYSIGRLRPHFYTLCQPVMKDGTTCSDPINAARYIEEFTCAAVDITSKQLKDMRLSFPSGHASFACYSMLYLVIYLHRRMHWKQMRMLCHLLQFLLLMFAWYTALTRVSDYKHHWSDVLAGSGIGLTYAVVVTSTMW; encoded by the exons ATGAGCACCCTGCGACCGGTCAGCGTTTGCGATACCACGCCGCTCCAGAGATTCGAGAGCCAGAGCAGCAGCGGCGAAGAGCCTTCTTCTCCGACGGCTTCCAGCATCAtagccgccgccgccgccgccgcaaGCCAAACCcccaaccacaacaacaacaatgtgaAACTGGACCTGCAGCTACCCACGTTCGTTGGGAGCTCCCGTAGCCAGGGCCCACTGTACGCGGtacccagcagcaacaagccACCGCTGCGTGGTCCCCGACAAATTTTCGGAAGGATTCTCATGGACCTCTGTTTGCTCAGCTGCG TCGGTCTACCTATGCTGGGATTTTCGCTTTGGGGCGAAGCAGTCAACCGCGGATTCTTCTGCAATGATTCCTCCCTGAAGCATCCGTACAGAGACTCCACCATGCCCAGTTGGATCCTCTACTTGATGTGTGGCGCCCTACCTCTTTCTGTG ATGCTTGTGGTGGAGTTCTTCAGGGGCCAGGACAGGCGATTGCACAGTCCCTTTCAGAAGAACACGATGGGCAGTGGCTATCAGCTCTGCCACTTGGAGTTGCCCACTTGGCTGGTGGAGTGCTACCACAGGATGGGAATCTTTATCTTCGGTCTGGGCGTAGAGCAGCTGTCCACCAATATCGCAAAGTATTCCATTGGAAGATTGAGACCTCACTTCTACACA CTCTGTCAGCCCGTCATGAAAGATGGCACCACTTGCAGTGATCCCATAAACGCTGCTCGTTATATCGAGGAGTTCACCTGTGCGGCGGTAGATATAACTTCGAAGCAGCTGAAGGACATGCGCCTGTCCTTTCCCAGTGGACATGCAAGTTTCGCCTGCTACTCCATGCTCTACTTGGTG ATTTACCTACATCGTAGAATGCACTGGAAGCAGATGAGAATGCTGTGCCACCTACTCCAGTTCCTGCTGCTCATGTTCGCCTGGTATACGGCTCTCACCAGGGTTTCCGACTACAAGCACCACTGGTCCGATGTCTTGGCAGGATCTGGCATCGGACTCACCTACGCAGTTGTTGTG ACGTCGACTATGTGGTAG
- the LOC6528755 gene encoding putative phosphatidate phosphatase isoform X2 — MLGFSLWGEAVNRGFFCNDSSLKHPYRDSTMPSWILYLMCGALPLSVMLVVEFFRGQDRRLHSPFQKNTMGSGYQLCHLELPTWLVECYHRMGIFIFGLGVEQLSTNIAKYSIGRLRPHFYTLCQPVMKDGTTCSDPINAARYIEEFTCAAVDITSKQLKDMRLSFPSGHASFACYSMLYLVIYLHRRMHWKQMRMLCHLLQFLLLMFAWYTALTRVSDYKHHWSDVLAGSGIGLTYAVVVTSTMW; from the exons ATGCTGGGATTTTCGCTTTGGGGCGAAGCAGTCAACCGCGGATTCTTCTGCAATGATTCCTCCCTGAAGCATCCGTACAGAGACTCCACCATGCCCAGTTGGATCCTCTACTTGATGTGTGGCGCCCTACCTCTTTCTGTG ATGCTTGTGGTGGAGTTCTTCAGGGGCCAGGACAGGCGATTGCACAGTCCCTTTCAGAAGAACACGATGGGCAGTGGCTATCAGCTCTGCCACTTGGAGTTGCCCACTTGGCTGGTGGAGTGCTACCACAGGATGGGAATCTTTATCTTCGGTCTGGGCGTAGAGCAGCTGTCCACCAATATCGCAAAGTATTCCATTGGAAGATTGAGACCTCACTTCTACACA CTCTGTCAGCCCGTCATGAAAGATGGCACCACTTGCAGTGATCCCATAAACGCTGCTCGTTATATCGAGGAGTTCACCTGTGCGGCGGTAGATATAACTTCGAAGCAGCTGAAGGACATGCGCCTGTCCTTTCCCAGTGGACATGCAAGTTTCGCCTGCTACTCCATGCTCTACTTGGTG ATTTACCTACATCGTAGAATGCACTGGAAGCAGATGAGAATGCTGTGCCACCTACTCCAGTTCCTGCTGCTCATGTTCGCCTGGTATACGGCTCTCACCAGGGTTTCCGACTACAAGCACCACTGGTCCGATGTCTTGGCAGGATCTGGCATCGGACTCACCTACGCAGTTGTTGTG ACGTCGACTATGTGGTAG
- the LOC6528756 gene encoding golgin subfamily A member 6-like protein 22, with amino-acid sequence MDVVEFLTRTDRRNLKSQIGFQVARKMRDWRADVDNRRWSLSLLLQKEALEADEQIAEMLQEQADEADRKRHEWIEMERLKREEAEMELVKVKKQQREIENSEAHRHMLTKEILLESKQAQLHQIEEKKALKRRQACVEILWQRVWQRLDESKAQQEQQELKLRNLIENRCQAHNLDTDREQKTQFAKGVLADQRECSQALELAAEMDVLRKQQDIKKLRDKRRQQLTDLQDQIKQNLTISAKQSQANIREDVGYNILEDRQIYEELVEKRCARTHNRDWHQQYMTHTAAERAARREEDRMRDRKYLGTGCVLDQQQKQPYGKEVR; translated from the exons ATGGATGTTGTGGAATTTCTCACACGGACCGATAGGCGCAATCTGAAATCCCAAATAGGTTTCCAGGTGGCGCGAAAGATGCGCGACTGGCGCGCGGATGTGGACAACCGCCGTTGGAGCCTCAGTCTCCTCCTCCAGAAGGAGGCTTTGGAGGCGGATGAGCAGATTGCAGAGATGCTTCAGGAACAAGCGGATGAAGCGGATCGAAAGCGACACGAGTGGATCGAAATGGAGCGCCTTAAGCGAGAGGAGGCCGAAATGGAGCTGGTCAAAGTTAAGAAACAGCAAAGGGAGAT TGAAAACTCCGAGGCTCATCGTCACATGCTAACTAAGGAGATCCTGTTGGAGTCCAAACAAGCGCAACTCCATCAAATCGAAGAGAAAAAGGCCCTCAAACGTCGCCAGGCTTGTGTAGAGATTCTTTGGCAGCGGGTCTGGCAGAGATTGGATGAAAGTAAGGcccagcaggagcagcaggagctgaaGCTGCGGAACTTGATTGAGAATAGGTGCCAAGCCCACAACCTGGACACTGACCGGGAGCAGAAGACCCAGTTCGCCAAGGGGGTGTTGGCAGACCAGCGGGAATGTTCCCAGGC CCTGGAACTAGCTGCAGAAATGGATGTGCTTAGGAAACAACAAGATATCAAGAAGCTGAGAGATAAACGGCGCCAGCAACTTACTGACTTGCAGGATCAAATCAAACAGAATCTCACCATCAGCGCCAAGCAATCACAGGCCAATATCCGAGAGGATGTGGGCTACAACATCCTCGAAGACCGTCAGATTTACGAGGAGCTCGTGGAGAAGCGTTGCGCCAGG ACCCACAATCGCGATTGGCACCAGCAGTACATGACGCATACGGCTGCGGAGCGTGCCGCTCGCAGGGAGGAGGATCGGATGCGGGATCGGAAATACCTGGGCACTGGGTGTGTGCTcgaccagcagcagaagcagccaTACGGCAAGGAAGTCCGCTAG
- the LOC6528757 gene encoding protein preli-like: MVVAASTCRTETVFDYSWMNVVVAYWNRYPNPSSTHVLTEDTIQREVRDGKLFSRRLLSKTNPVPKWGARFYNNVPVKIVEDSVLDPVKKTFTTFTRNLGMTKIMKVDEIVVYSEQKDGSTLAVRRAYISSQVFGFSRAIRAFGIERFKANGNKASNGFNYVLRRMFPDSLVGGGHHQHAVTTTSSAGELPVTTTTVSTSTGNHNNPGTLKSAAKVGYEFFKSHASKIAQLFSVKN, translated from the exons ATGGTCGTGGCGGCATCCACCTGCCGGACGGAGACAGTCTTCGATTACAGCTGGATGAACGTGGTGGTCGCCTACTGGAACCGCTACCCAAATCCCTCCAGCACCCACGTCCTCACCGAGGATACCATTCAGAGGGAGGTGCGCGATGGCAAGCTCTTCTCGCGCCGACTCCTCTCCAAAACGAATCCCGTGCCCAAGTGGGGAGCCCGCTTCTACAATAATGTGCCGGTCAAGATTGTTGAAGACTCCGTTCTGGACCCGGTCAAAAAGACATTTACCACATTCACCAGGAACCTGGGCATGACCAAGATAATG aaagTCGATGAAATCGTCGTCTACAGCGAGCAGAAGGACGGCAGTACTCTGGCAGTGCGAAGAGCCTACATCAGCTCACAGGTGTTCGGATTCTCGCGGGCGATTCGAGCCTTCGGCATCGAACGGTTTAAGGCGAACGGCAACAAGGCCTCCAATGGATTCAACTACGTGCTGCGGCGCATGTTTCCGGACAGCTTGGTGGGTGGAGGACATCACCAGCACGCGGTGACGACGACTTCCTCAGCCGGAGAACTTCCAGTAACGACCACCACCGTATCCACCTCAACCGGGAATCACAACAACCCAGGAACGCTAAAGAGCGCCGCGAAAGTGGGCTACGAATTCTTCAAGAGTCACGCCTCCAAGATTGCGCAACTGTTTTCTGTCAAGAACTGA
- the LOC6528758 gene encoding pyruvate dehydrogenase (acetyl-transferring) kinase, mitochondrial isoform X1, with protein sequence MRLFPVRFSAASSSMASLAKMLDFYSGFNPSPLSIKQFMDFGQNACEKKSYIFLRKELPVRLANIMKEIALLPDNLLHTRSVSEVSSWYVKSFEDVLVYEKAEPTHDNLQKFVADLDLIRNRHNDVVQTMAQGVIEMKENEGGQVDAPTESSIQYFLDRLYMSRISIRMLINQHTLLFGGNPHAGGRHIGCLDPACDLSDVVRDAYENARFLCDQYYLSSPALEIQQHSSEPGDNLPIRTVYVPSHLYYMLFELFKNSMRAVVEHHGHDNNDTLPPLKVAICKGKEDICVKISDQGGGIPRSQSDQLFKYMYSTAPQPSKSDLHTVPLAGYGYGLPISRLYARYFHGDIVLLSCEGFGTDAIIYLKALSDEANELLPIFNKTSSKFYRATVPTGDWSNQSSDMNARQLSATTPKRCDFLQDA encoded by the exons ATGCGCCTGTTTCCAGTCCGATTCTCAGCCGCCTCCTCGTCGATGGCGagtttggccaaaatgctCGACTTCTACTCGGGCTTCAACCCATCGCCCCTCTCGATAAAGCAGTTCATGGATTTTG GTCAAAATGCTTGCGAGAAGAAATCTTACATATTCCTACGCAAGGAGCTCCCGGTTCGGCTAGCGAATATCATGAAGGAGATCGCCCTTCTGCCTGATAACCTGTTGCACACTAGATCCGTAAGCGAAGTAAGTTCTTGGTATGTTAAAAGTTTCGAGGATGTGCTGGTGTACGAGAAAGCTGAGCCCACCCACGACAATCTGCAAAA GTTTGTGGCCGATTTGGATCTCATTAGAAATCGGCACAACGATGTAGTGCAAACCATGGCCCAGGGTGTGATCGAAATGAAGGAGAACGAGGGCGGTCAGGTGGATGCGCCCACAGAGAGTTCCATTCAGTACTTTCTCGACAGGCTCTACATGTCCCGCATCAGCATTCGAATGCTGATTAATCAGCACA CCCTTCTCTTTGGCGGAAATCCCCATGCGGGTGGCCGCCACATTGGTTGCTTGGATCCCGCCTGTGATCTGTCGGATGTGGTTCGCGATGCCTACGAGAATGCTCGATTCCTGTGCGATCAGTACTACCTGTCTAGTCCGGCGCTGGAGATCCAGCAGCACAGCAGCGAGCCTGGAGACAACCTGCCCATCCGCACGGTGTACGTGCCCTCGCACCTATACTACATGCTTTTCGAGCTCTTCAAGAACTCAATGCGTGCTGTTGTGGAGCACCATGGCCATGACAACAATGACACATTGCCCCCCTTGAAAGTAGCCATTTGCAAGGGCAAGGAGGACATCTGCGTGAAAATTTCTGACCAGGGTGGCGGTATTCCCCGTTCCCAGAGCGATCAGCTCTTCAAGTACATGTACAGTACAGCGCCGCAGCCCTCGAAGTCGGATCTGCATACGGTGCCCTTAGCGGGCTACGGATACGGTCTACCGATCTCAAGGCTTTACGCCCGCTATTTCCACGGCGACATTGTGCTACTCTCCTGCGAAGGATTCGGCACCGATGCAATTATATATCTAAAG GCTCTGTCCGACGAAGCAAACGAATTGCTGCCGATCTTCAACAAGACAAGCTCAAAGTTCTATCGCGCCACCGTGCCCACGGGTGACTGGTCCAATCAG AGCTCTGATATGAACGCACGCCAGCTGTCGGCCACCACACCCAAACGTTGCGACTTTCTTCAGGACGCATGA
- the LOC6528758 gene encoding pyruvate dehydrogenase (acetyl-transferring) kinase, mitochondrial isoform X2 produces the protein MRLFPVRFSAASSSMASLAKMLDFYSGFNPSPLSIKQFMDFGQNACEKKSYIFLRKELPVRLANIMKEIALLPDNLLHTRSVSEVSSWYVKSFEDVLVYEKAEPTHDNLQKFVADLDLIRNRHNDVVQTMAQGVIEMKENEGGQVDAPTESSIQYFLDRLYMSRISIRMLINQHTLLFGGNPHAGGRHIGCLDPACDLSDVVRDAYENARFLCDQYYLSSPALEIQQHSSEPGDNLPIRTVYVPSHLYYMLFELFKNSMRAVVEHHGHDNNDTLPPLKVAICKGKEDICVKISDQGGGIPRSQSDQLFKYMYSTAPQPSKSDLHTVPLAGYGYGLPISRLYARYFHGDIVLLSCEGFGTDAIIYLKALSDEANELLPIFNKTSSKFYRATVPTGDWSNQNFSNRWRYLYGFLKNS, from the exons ATGCGCCTGTTTCCAGTCCGATTCTCAGCCGCCTCCTCGTCGATGGCGagtttggccaaaatgctCGACTTCTACTCGGGCTTCAACCCATCGCCCCTCTCGATAAAGCAGTTCATGGATTTTG GTCAAAATGCTTGCGAGAAGAAATCTTACATATTCCTACGCAAGGAGCTCCCGGTTCGGCTAGCGAATATCATGAAGGAGATCGCCCTTCTGCCTGATAACCTGTTGCACACTAGATCCGTAAGCGAAGTAAGTTCTTGGTATGTTAAAAGTTTCGAGGATGTGCTGGTGTACGAGAAAGCTGAGCCCACCCACGACAATCTGCAAAA GTTTGTGGCCGATTTGGATCTCATTAGAAATCGGCACAACGATGTAGTGCAAACCATGGCCCAGGGTGTGATCGAAATGAAGGAGAACGAGGGCGGTCAGGTGGATGCGCCCACAGAGAGTTCCATTCAGTACTTTCTCGACAGGCTCTACATGTCCCGCATCAGCATTCGAATGCTGATTAATCAGCACA CCCTTCTCTTTGGCGGAAATCCCCATGCGGGTGGCCGCCACATTGGTTGCTTGGATCCCGCCTGTGATCTGTCGGATGTGGTTCGCGATGCCTACGAGAATGCTCGATTCCTGTGCGATCAGTACTACCTGTCTAGTCCGGCGCTGGAGATCCAGCAGCACAGCAGCGAGCCTGGAGACAACCTGCCCATCCGCACGGTGTACGTGCCCTCGCACCTATACTACATGCTTTTCGAGCTCTTCAAGAACTCAATGCGTGCTGTTGTGGAGCACCATGGCCATGACAACAATGACACATTGCCCCCCTTGAAAGTAGCCATTTGCAAGGGCAAGGAGGACATCTGCGTGAAAATTTCTGACCAGGGTGGCGGTATTCCCCGTTCCCAGAGCGATCAGCTCTTCAAGTACATGTACAGTACAGCGCCGCAGCCCTCGAAGTCGGATCTGCATACGGTGCCCTTAGCGGGCTACGGATACGGTCTACCGATCTCAAGGCTTTACGCCCGCTATTTCCACGGCGACATTGTGCTACTCTCCTGCGAAGGATTCGGCACCGATGCAATTATATATCTAAAG GCTCTGTCCGACGAAGCAAACGAATTGCTGCCGATCTTCAACAAGACAAGCTCAAAGTTCTATCGCGCCACCGTGCCCACGGGTGACTGGTCCAATCAG AACTTTTCCAATCGTTGGCGGTATTTATATGgttttttaaagaattcataA
- the LOC6528759 gene encoding PTB domain-containing adapter protein ced-6 isoform X2: MPYQPANSGGTSGGSKAAAKMAQLKFWNKQNSSKQQQDKDKDAADGGNNISGGGTGSNSNGDAKTEAKNGKRNWLHTPEQLISGHAVYLVKFFGNLSVDQPKGIEVVKEAIRKLQFAQQMKKAETGTQEKFKKLEITISIKGVAIQEPRTHKILHQFPLYNISYCADEKGVKKFFSFIAKTVKPRDGSDPATNGHANGNGDGCATAEESHECFVFISNKLASDITLTIGQAFDLAYRKYMDSTEKTNLSKAQQQINHLQQTVNVYKERLREASAKLPKAELDALLFNLGIKDILEAPTTEPQNGIEVASEALSNGKLDDDKLLIDTNSTTASTHSASPSSFLPIVPPRNNLSSQISIGGKSNNQKMDELLLNSDSDSDFDPRADEIQDSGSTGRNAISNLFGFEPANSFGQHLFSNNNDHKLQNNNSSLLITSNNNSINSSGFSSELNITPPLLAPPPKIAAPRRLTSVTTGNGLNGNTDLFGSDPFELNNGPTIFKQNQLNLDDFSLESLDPLRK, from the exons ATGCCTTATCAGCCAGCCAACAGCGGCGGGACGTCTGGTGGCAGCAAGGCGGCGGCCAAGATGGCCCAGCTGAAGTTCTGGAACAAGCAGAacagcagcaagcagcagcaggacaaggacaaggacgcCGCCGACGGGGGCAACAACATCAGTGGCGGCGGCactggcagcaacagcaacgggGATGCCAAAACCGAGGCCAAGAACGGCAAGCGCAACTGGCTGCACACGCCAGAGCAGCTCATCAGCGGACACGCGGTCTATCTAGTCAAG tTCTTTGGTAACCTAAGCGTGGATCAGCCCAAAGGGATCGAGGTGGTCAAGGAGGCCATTCGGAAGTTGCAGTTTGCCCAGCAGATGAAGAAGGCGGAGACGGGCACCCAGGAGAAGTTTAAGAAGCTTGAGATCACCATTAGCATCAAGGGCGTGGCAATTCAGGAGCCGCGCACCCACAAGATCCTCCACCAGTTTCCGCTGTACAACATTTCGTATTGTGCGGACGAGAAGGGTGTGAAGAAGTTTTTTAGCTTCATTGCCAAGACGGTAAAGCCGCGGGACGGTAGCGATCCGGCGACAAATGGCCATGCAAACGGAAATGGCGACGGCTGCGCCACAGCCGAGGAGAGCCACGAGTGCTTTGTCTTCATTTCAAACAAATTGGCCTCGGATATCACGCTGACTATTGGTCAGGCCTTCGATTTGGCCTACAG AAAGTACATGGATAGCACAGAGAAGACGAATCTGAGCAAGGCGCAGCAGCAGATTAATCATCTGCAGCAAACTGTTAACGTTTACAAGGAGCGCCTGCGAGAAGCTTCCGCCAAATTGCCAAAGGCCGAGCTAGATGCCCTGCTCTTCAATCTGGGAATCAAGGATATCCTGGAAGCACCCACCACAGAGCCCCAGAATGGAATCGAGGTCGCCAGCGAAGCCCTCAGCAACGGCAAGCTGG ATGATGATAAACTGCTAATCGACACCAATTCCACCACAGCATCGACCCACTCAGCGTCTCCCAGCTCGTTCTTGCCTATTGTACCGCCGCGGAACAATTTGTCCAGCCAGATCAGCATCGGCGGCAAGAGCAACAACCAAAAGATGGACGAACTGTTGCTGAACTCCGATTCCGATAGTGATTTCGATCCGCGCGCGGATGAGATTCAGGACAGCGGAAGCACGGGTCGGAATGCGATAAGCAATCTGTTTGGCTTCGAGCCGGCAAATAGCTTCGGTCAGCATTTGTTTTCCAACAACAACGACCATAAGCtacaaaataacaacagcagctTACTGATaacgagcaacaacaacagcattaACAGCAGTGGCTTCTCTAGCGAGCTGAACATAACTCCGCCATTGT TGGCCCCTCCGCCAAAGATTGCCGCTCCCAGGCGCCTAACCTCGGTGACAACGGGCAACGGCCTGAACGGCAACACAGATCTATTCGGTTCGGATCCTTTCGAATTGAACAATGGACCGACCATTTTCAAG CAAAATCAGCTAAACCTTGACGACTTCTCCCTGGAGAGTTTGGATCCCCTGCGCAAGTAG
- the LOC6528759 gene encoding PTB domain-containing adapter protein ced-6 isoform X1 — MIKSSLKRLTTAPTTTMPYQPANSGGTSGGSKAAAKMAQLKFWNKQNSSKQQQDKDKDAADGGNNISGGGTGSNSNGDAKTEAKNGKRNWLHTPEQLISGHAVYLVKFFGNLSVDQPKGIEVVKEAIRKLQFAQQMKKAETGTQEKFKKLEITISIKGVAIQEPRTHKILHQFPLYNISYCADEKGVKKFFSFIAKTVKPRDGSDPATNGHANGNGDGCATAEESHECFVFISNKLASDITLTIGQAFDLAYRKYMDSTEKTNLSKAQQQINHLQQTVNVYKERLREASAKLPKAELDALLFNLGIKDILEAPTTEPQNGIEVASEALSNGKLDDDKLLIDTNSTTASTHSASPSSFLPIVPPRNNLSSQISIGGKSNNQKMDELLLNSDSDSDFDPRADEIQDSGSTGRNAISNLFGFEPANSFGQHLFSNNNDHKLQNNNSSLLITSNNNSINSSGFSSELNITPPLLAPPPKIAAPRRLTSVTTGNGLNGNTDLFGSDPFELNNGPTIFKQNQLNLDDFSLESLDPLRK; from the exons ATGATCAAGAG CTCCCTCAAACGCTTAACAACGGCGCCCACCACAACAATGCCTTATCAGCCAGCCAACAGCGGCGGGACGTCTGGTGGCAGCAAGGCGGCGGCCAAGATGGCCCAGCTGAAGTTCTGGAACAAGCAGAacagcagcaagcagcagcaggacaaggacaaggacgcCGCCGACGGGGGCAACAACATCAGTGGCGGCGGCactggcagcaacagcaacgggGATGCCAAAACCGAGGCCAAGAACGGCAAGCGCAACTGGCTGCACACGCCAGAGCAGCTCATCAGCGGACACGCGGTCTATCTAGTCAAG tTCTTTGGTAACCTAAGCGTGGATCAGCCCAAAGGGATCGAGGTGGTCAAGGAGGCCATTCGGAAGTTGCAGTTTGCCCAGCAGATGAAGAAGGCGGAGACGGGCACCCAGGAGAAGTTTAAGAAGCTTGAGATCACCATTAGCATCAAGGGCGTGGCAATTCAGGAGCCGCGCACCCACAAGATCCTCCACCAGTTTCCGCTGTACAACATTTCGTATTGTGCGGACGAGAAGGGTGTGAAGAAGTTTTTTAGCTTCATTGCCAAGACGGTAAAGCCGCGGGACGGTAGCGATCCGGCGACAAATGGCCATGCAAACGGAAATGGCGACGGCTGCGCCACAGCCGAGGAGAGCCACGAGTGCTTTGTCTTCATTTCAAACAAATTGGCCTCGGATATCACGCTGACTATTGGTCAGGCCTTCGATTTGGCCTACAG AAAGTACATGGATAGCACAGAGAAGACGAATCTGAGCAAGGCGCAGCAGCAGATTAATCATCTGCAGCAAACTGTTAACGTTTACAAGGAGCGCCTGCGAGAAGCTTCCGCCAAATTGCCAAAGGCCGAGCTAGATGCCCTGCTCTTCAATCTGGGAATCAAGGATATCCTGGAAGCACCCACCACAGAGCCCCAGAATGGAATCGAGGTCGCCAGCGAAGCCCTCAGCAACGGCAAGCTGG ATGATGATAAACTGCTAATCGACACCAATTCCACCACAGCATCGACCCACTCAGCGTCTCCCAGCTCGTTCTTGCCTATTGTACCGCCGCGGAACAATTTGTCCAGCCAGATCAGCATCGGCGGCAAGAGCAACAACCAAAAGATGGACGAACTGTTGCTGAACTCCGATTCCGATAGTGATTTCGATCCGCGCGCGGATGAGATTCAGGACAGCGGAAGCACGGGTCGGAATGCGATAAGCAATCTGTTTGGCTTCGAGCCGGCAAATAGCTTCGGTCAGCATTTGTTTTCCAACAACAACGACCATAAGCtacaaaataacaacagcagctTACTGATaacgagcaacaacaacagcattaACAGCAGTGGCTTCTCTAGCGAGCTGAACATAACTCCGCCATTGT TGGCCCCTCCGCCAAAGATTGCCGCTCCCAGGCGCCTAACCTCGGTGACAACGGGCAACGGCCTGAACGGCAACACAGATCTATTCGGTTCGGATCCTTTCGAATTGAACAATGGACCGACCATTTTCAAG CAAAATCAGCTAAACCTTGACGACTTCTCCCTGGAGAGTTTGGATCCCCTGCGCAAGTAG